The Stieleria sp. JC731 genome has a segment encoding these proteins:
- a CDS encoding cytochrome c family protein yields MALRPTAPQSDDLLSGDDDLLGSENLLGDDSLLGGDSLLGGDDLLGGDDLLGSDSQADPLEAMQQSTSPIKEGEAALGSSANSKEPDPHEALWTEDCYPSAETCRKCHPGQYDQWRSSGHAYASVSPMFNRFEQAMTELTRGTVGSFCVRCHSPVGTQLKLPRAASFLDAPPVVREGVTCIACHRVNEHYWRSNGDRRIEPGDIHAPVNGGHGGAGVRAAIADAKELKLKLSPEEKGPGQPIHREGRFFAPITKSDICVSCHQVAVHPGIWLEVVHAQYRSGPASKRGVSCQDCHMGAVPGKPLGYDEGFAAYINDKPFGEKRKQSNHMFWGPGYSIAHPGIFPHNPKAKQYSPREWLTFDYRAGWGTEAFEKSVTRQMAFPKPWDTTDDRRDARKIIDDNLHRLDIKRAAAIQTMESSTSICGPFFDLPPVAGQDLQFSYRVENTSEGHNLPTGSLGAQPQLWLNVALIDPDGIRVWESGYLDSNGDLCDMHSVDVATLRYPRDANLFNLQTKFLINNVRGTDREAALPLNFSLDQLVFLRPGAVPVSVLNHPPLIRMEAHSIPPLDYRNARYVIPASVMTKRGPYRLSVRMRSRTEPMYFMRQIDSTPEMIRRMLEGTLDLHPSSHTFWVK; encoded by the coding sequence ATGGCGCTGAGGCCAACGGCCCCCCAAAGCGACGACTTGCTGTCCGGCGACGACGATTTACTAGGTAGCGAAAACCTTCTGGGCGATGACAGCCTGCTCGGAGGTGATAGCTTGTTAGGCGGTGACGACTTGCTTGGTGGGGACGATCTGCTTGGAAGCGATAGTCAGGCCGACCCATTGGAAGCGATGCAGCAATCGACTTCTCCGATCAAAGAAGGCGAAGCGGCCCTTGGCTCATCGGCAAATTCGAAGGAACCAGATCCTCACGAGGCACTTTGGACGGAGGACTGCTACCCGTCCGCGGAAACTTGCCGCAAATGCCACCCAGGCCAATACGACCAATGGCGTTCCAGTGGTCATGCTTATGCTTCCGTCTCGCCCATGTTTAATCGTTTTGAACAAGCGATGACTGAACTGACGCGTGGAACGGTCGGGAGCTTCTGTGTTCGGTGTCATTCGCCAGTCGGAACGCAGCTGAAACTGCCTCGCGCCGCAAGCTTCCTCGACGCACCTCCGGTCGTACGTGAAGGTGTGACCTGTATCGCATGCCATCGTGTGAACGAGCATTATTGGCGCAGCAACGGCGACCGTCGAATTGAACCCGGCGATATCCATGCCCCTGTAAACGGTGGCCATGGTGGTGCAGGCGTCCGCGCGGCGATCGCAGATGCGAAAGAATTGAAGCTGAAGCTCTCACCCGAAGAAAAAGGCCCCGGGCAACCGATTCACCGGGAAGGTCGCTTCTTTGCACCGATTACCAAAAGTGACATCTGTGTGTCGTGTCACCAAGTGGCGGTGCATCCGGGTATCTGGCTTGAAGTCGTTCACGCCCAGTATCGCAGCGGCCCAGCATCGAAGCGCGGTGTCAGTTGCCAAGACTGTCACATGGGTGCAGTTCCCGGAAAGCCGCTCGGCTATGACGAAGGTTTCGCGGCGTACATCAATGACAAGCCGTTCGGCGAAAAACGTAAGCAGTCCAATCACATGTTTTGGGGCCCTGGTTACTCCATCGCCCACCCCGGAATCTTTCCACATAATCCCAAAGCGAAACAGTACAGTCCACGCGAATGGCTGACGTTTGATTATCGAGCCGGCTGGGGAACCGAAGCGTTTGAAAAATCAGTGACTCGGCAGATGGCGTTTCCCAAACCATGGGACACCACGGATGACCGCCGTGATGCGAGAAAGATCATTGACGACAACCTGCACCGATTGGACATCAAACGCGCCGCGGCCATTCAAACGATGGAATCCAGCACATCCATTTGTGGCCCCTTCTTTGATCTGCCTCCAGTCGCTGGCCAAGACCTACAATTCAGCTATCGGGTCGAAAACACTAGCGAAGGACACAACCTGCCAACCGGTTCACTTGGTGCCCAGCCACAACTTTGGCTGAACGTCGCATTGATCGATCCCGATGGAATCCGAGTCTGGGAAAGCGGCTACCTTGATTCCAATGGCGACCTCTGCGACATGCATTCCGTGGACGTCGCGACGCTCCGCTATCCGCGCGATGCGAATCTGTTCAACCTGCAGACCAAGTTCCTAATCAACAATGTCCGCGGCACTGACCGCGAGGCCGCATTGCCATTGAACTTTTCGCTCGATCAACTGGTTTTCTTACGGCCCGGTGCGGTTCCCGTTTCAGTCCTGAACCATCCGCCATTGATCCGAATGGAAGCACACAGCATTCCTCCATTGGATTATCGCAATGCACGCTATGTCATCCCCGCATCGGTCATGACAAAACGCGGCCCCTATCGCCTTAGCGTTCGGATGCGCAGCCGAACCGAGCCGATGTATTTTATGCGTCAAATCGACAGCACGCCTGAAATGATTCGACGCATGCTTGAAGGCACTTTGGATCTTCATCCCAGCAGCCACACATTCTGGGTGAAGTAA
- a CDS encoding anthranilate synthase component II, with product MVIVIDNYDSFTYNLVQRLGEIDPSVELRVFRNDEISIDELDTLSPDRILISPGPCTPTEAGISVDCVRHFAGKVPLLGVCLGHQSIGQAFGGKIIRAPQLMHGKTDNIHHDNAGLFAGLTQPFVATRYHSLVIDPNTVPDCLQVGAWTDTGGTRQIMCVRHKDFQIEGWQFHPESFLTEPGIEMLTRFLKW from the coding sequence ATGGTCATCGTCATCGACAATTACGATTCGTTCACATACAACCTCGTCCAACGACTTGGGGAAATTGATCCCTCCGTCGAACTGCGTGTTTTTCGCAACGATGAGATTTCGATTGACGAGCTAGACACTCTGTCCCCCGATCGGATCTTGATTTCTCCCGGACCCTGTACGCCGACCGAAGCCGGAATTAGCGTGGACTGTGTTCGCCATTTTGCCGGGAAAGTTCCATTGCTGGGTGTTTGTCTGGGACACCAATCGATCGGACAAGCATTTGGCGGGAAGATCATTCGCGCACCCCAGCTGATGCACGGGAAGACCGATAACATTCACCACGACAATGCGGGCTTATTCGCAGGTTTGACCCAACCGTTTGTCGCCACGAGGTACCATAGCCTTGTGATCGATCCGAATACGGTTCCCGACTGCTTGCAAGTTGGCGCCTGGACCGACACCGGTGGCACAAGACAAATCATGTGTGTCCGTCACAAGGATTTCCAAATCGAAGGATGGCAGTTCCATCCGGAGAGCTTCCTTACCGAACCCGGCATCGAAATGCTGACGAGATTTCTGAAGTGGTAA
- a CDS encoding DUF2617 family protein, which translates to MLSVRPKVAELSFHVFSRSLHPELYTVHKSRRIERSAYQAQISITNCGHVITWNRTGDGTATICEVATGAHQPLPTKRCMISRPLKGSRTEKVSCQSGVAYRTHFQLEPVSPDLFFMVGQQLGKQPVEGLLHTFDSSGRMSFGALSYINVECRQRSMLVQAVHTFPDDYAIVKVESLFSLPE; encoded by the coding sequence GTGCTCTCGGTTCGCCCAAAAGTTGCCGAACTTTCGTTTCACGTGTTCAGCCGATCGCTGCACCCGGAACTCTACACCGTCCATAAGTCGCGGCGGATAGAACGGTCGGCCTATCAGGCTCAGATCAGCATTACCAATTGCGGCCATGTGATCACTTGGAATCGGACGGGCGACGGTACCGCAACCATCTGCGAAGTCGCAACGGGGGCACATCAGCCACTGCCGACCAAACGTTGCATGATTTCACGTCCGCTCAAGGGCAGTCGGACCGAAAAAGTGAGCTGCCAATCGGGTGTTGCCTATCGCACACATTTCCAGTTGGAACCCGTCAGCCCAGACCTGTTCTTTATGGTTGGGCAGCAACTCGGGAAACAACCAGTCGAGGGGTTGTTGCATACCTTCGATTCCAGCGGCCGCATGTCCTTCGGAGCACTGAGCTATATCAACGTCGAATGTCGTCAGCGTTCGATGCTTGTTCAAGCGGTCCACACTTTTCCGGACGACTACGCGATCGTCAAAGTTGAATCGCTGTTCTCCTTGCCAGAATAA